A segment of the Hemicordylus capensis ecotype Gifberg chromosome 6, rHemCap1.1.pri, whole genome shotgun sequence genome:
AAATGCACAGTAGGAACAATAATAGTGACTCTGAGcaagtgcagagtgcatttctatGACCATTGAGTAGTGATAGCCAGCCCGACCTTGGAGAAAGGGAAGATCTTTAATGTCAGAGGAAGTTAATGGTAGGCCAGCTTGAACCACAGCACCTTACATTTTAGAAACTGACGACTGACCATGGAAGAGGTAAGGATTTGGGGTCAAGCATCTGAAGGTGTGCAGGTGATTGCACCTGATATCTGCACACCTGTATGTTTTGCTGCCACAATTGACCACAGTTCCCAGTACAGCTCTGATCACATATGGCAATCTACACATGGTGTGTTGTTGCTTTAGTTCCCCCGCTACACACGCACACAAGTGTTTTCTATGGAGAAAGTGTGTAATTGTGAAGCAGTTGTTGGTGATACAGAGTGTGCAtttctgcatgtgtgtgtttgggctGGGGTTTACTTGGTACTGGGAGGGGCTTTTGTAGAGTTAGAAGAGACTAGAGGGTTTACCTAAGGCACAGTGTCtgctggggagagagaggagggggacggGGTTCTCTGTCCCTCGTCCCtcaaagcaggggcataactactattaggcaaggggaggtggctgcctgggggcccccacacctcgaggggccccccagaggcaagtcacatgactgtatattgttaagtgtgtgtgtgtgtgtgtgtgtgtgtgtgtgtgtgtgtgtgtgtgtatcagcgaggggcccattttaaaattttgtctctgggcccactccagccttgttacgcccctgcctcaaagggctcaccgtccaaggagataccagcaacaggcactggaaggatgctgtgctggaattgAAAAGGGCCAGAAGCTCTTGCCAGTGGCAAAGCCAGGGAATGGAGGCACGGGTTCTGCCCTGTCCCCGGTGGCCCTGCCGTGTGCATGCTGCCTGTGCCAGTGACACcccttgtgcatgatgtcacatgccTGTGGGCATGGCCTGATTGCTGGAGGGCCCACTCAAGCTCTCTGGAACGCCTTCTCAGCCAgcattgctggctgggtgcatttctttctctttctcaccctccagcgagggagagaaagggaaatacatgcacccagcatttgctggctgggaatgaactccgGAGGGCTCGTGCGGCTCTTCCATGGCTCACGGCTGGGTTCTTTTTTATCTTACTGTATCTTACCATATCTTATCAATCTAtctataaaccgccccatccaaaggctctggacagtgtacaaccagttttaaaagacacaaaaacacacaccatttaaaacacagtgctcaaaacaatataaacacaattctaaaccattaaaaaccaattaaaatacttttaaaaaaaatttaaaaaccttggaaggccaggccaaacaagtaagtttaaaggccaacagcgagcctaagctgtggatatctgccgggagtgtattccataggccaggagcagctacagagaaggcccgactctgagtcgccaccagacgtactgatgctaactggagacagacatctccagattatctcaatgtgcgatggggaacatacagaagaaggtgctgtcTTTGAATCTGTCTGCTCAGTGGTGGttctgcttaatataagagaatcactactttgaaaggtgcttctttgcccagttagcacaggACTGCTATTTATCAGCATGTGGTGCATTTTTAGAGTTCATctcgattttttttttaatgctattgtCCAGTCTTTGCCCAAGGGAATGGGCAAAACAGAAGTCTGGATGAACAAAGCCAAAGCTGTAGGTTTTGAGGCAGGTAGCTTTCTGTTCGTTCTTGCTTGTTCCTGGGAGTGGCTGGAACCTGGCAGGACGCACCTTGGATACCAGTCCAGTAAGGCAGTTaaccatcattatttatttttacattttggtATCCGCAAGCATCGGTATTCTCACCCCTTCCTATTTTATACATCAGCCCCCTctcccagtgtgtgtgtttgtgtgtgtaagttGTGGGGAGAGAGATTGAGAAAAGGTACTTGTATCACCTTCTAGGAAAGAACTAAAATTAACTCCTAGCTGTGAAATAAAAGAAACGCATGGAGAAACATCGCATCTGGGGGAGGCGATAGGTGGGAAGCATCTTGCAGTGAATGGTTGATCTGTATTGAAGAAGTGTCATGAGAATGGCACAAGGTTTTTAGAGGACCGAGAGGCACTTGGCAGATGTTCGACAGAATcaaggggtggaggggtgggggacaggAGGCTGCAAATGGAAGAGTACAAAAGCAAGTGGAGGAAGGGAAAGGCTGTGCGTGAATTCCGGCATAATGTTTTGGTgcattcctcctctccccacagggCAGCATGCTGGCCCGGCAGTTGGGAGCTGTGGCGTATGTGGAGTGCTCTTCCAAGGTGTCGGAGAATAGTGTGCGGGACGTTTTCCATGTGACCACCCTGGCATCTGTCAACCGCGTACACAAACACCTCAAGCGCAGCAACTCAAAGCGAGGGCTGAAGCGGGTCACGCAGGTGCCTGGACGGACGGACTTGTTGGCTGATTCTGAGATCCGCAAGGACCGAGCCAAGAGCTGCTCAGTGATGTGAGAGAGGAGAGGCTGCCATCTAGAATTGTGTGACTTATTCATATCTTTTTGTACAGTAACTGGTCATGGGGAGGTCTCTGCACTGTGGGCCACATTCCCCAGGACGTAGGTCTGGGAAAATTAAGCCTGCAAATTAGTGGGTCGGGCTGAAGTTGCAAATCTTATGCATATGGTGAAAACTTCTGGATGGGCTAGTGTTGCACAGAATACAGAAATGCTCAGGTAGCAGACATCCTCCAGAAGAAAGGAGCACATCACTGTTTGTGGCACAGGTGGAAAGAATGAGTCTTCAAATCCTTGATTATTTTTGAGCTAGCCTCAGATGTGTAGATACCCAGGCAACCAGGTGTCTGGTATTTTTCCAGCCATGGCATGTGGCAGTGTGCTATGTGcatggactctgtgtgtgtgtgtgtgtgtgtgtgtgtgtgtgtgtgtgtgtgtgtttctgaaaTGTACGCACAGGTGAGGCTTAGGGCCAGTCACAGAATAAAGAGAGCTGTGGAAGGATTATAGCAGAGTATGGTCACTTTGAAGAGGAGACCAAACGGGGAATGATCCAGACCAAATTTTGGTAGGGGAATGATCCAGAAGATAAGTGGGCAGCTGCAGGAAAGGAAGTGAAGGGTTTTGTTAAAAGGAAACTCATTTAAGACCCTGGGAGAGTTGGACAGGGCCCGTTTTGCGAACTTGTGAACAAATTCAGAATGCCCTGTAAATGAGACGTTGTCAGATGGGTACTATTCAAACAGTTCATCTCTTTTTGCCAACAGGCAAAGCCTTATTCTGTTTTTCCCATGCTGGAAAGCCCACAGCTCAGAACCTGTGTCTGCTAaagctcctccctgccccaccccgcagcagtcctccctgccccactctccatTGCCTTGAGTTGTGTTGCATGGCACCTGTGTGCCTCTTGTCTGCTTACGGAGAAGAAAGAGGAGGCGGAAAAACCTGCTTGTATCGACTACAAAAGTCACGGGAAGAGGCCAGCATTTCCCCGTTTCCCACTGCTGTTCCCCCACTGCCGCCTCTTGCTTCAGATGCTTTTGACTGCCACACTGTGATGATGCAGAAGTGCTGGGGGCAGAAGAGTTCTCCTGAAAAATCGAGAGAAAGGTAGCTCCATTTCCTGTACCACAGGTAGTAAATTAACCATAAAATTGCAAACCAGAATGGTTTTGGTGATTTATTGCTATTTTGTCTTTCAATTCACGGTGCTGCTTTGTGCTGTTTTTTTATTCGTTTGCCCCAAAGAAAATGCATTTGGGAgttcatttgggggtggggggcaggaatcaTTTTTCTTCAAACATGGCTGTACTTTGAAGTGTCCTCTTCACCAGTACCTCAACATGTTTCTTTGGGGCATCAAGAGCTGCCAGAACCTGGTCAGGATTGTTAGATGGCATGGAAATGTAGCCATTTAAAATTCTCTTGAGATGACGTAACTTGATCTACATGCGTTTGATGGGCAGTAGCACaacctgtgtgtgtttgtgtgtgcgtgtgtgtggaggaggaaccAGAGAGTAATATGTTGCCTACATGCATTAAGGTTCCTGCCAAATCAGTGAGGTCAAGCCACTGACTGCTGCCGGTGAACAAATCTGCAATGTGTGAAGCAAGCAAGGAGAAGCTAGGTTCCTGGAATGGAATAGAGCTGGTGGTGTGTCAGGAGGTGATCTTCTgtggggctggaaggaaggatTCCAAGAAACTTGGTCATACTTCCTAATGCAGCTGGGAAGTGAGGGGTGAGGAGGGAGAAGTTTGAGGTCCTGATGGACAAAGAACATCTTCTCTAAAATGGAAAACTTTCATCACTCATATTAACTTTCTCTTCCCTTTTGCACTAAGGACTTTTATGTGGTAAATTTCTAAGAGGAGGTTTGGGGCCCCAAACTGCTGGCCTGGAATTGCTCCATCTCTGAATTATCTTTGGTAACGAATACAAAggatacctcttttcaacaaaagttcccaaagcagtttacatagatataaataaagtggctccctgttaccaaagggctaacaatctacaaaagggaaaaaaagaaagacaccagcaacagccactggagagatgctctgctggggaaggatagggccagttgctctccccctgctaaataaagagaatcgccacttttaaaaggtgcttctttgtttagaagggaaaacagtaatgagggggaaatgcctggCCTCTTTGTTACTATTTCACAAGTTCCAGAGCCACGTCCTAGCATTATAAACACATTCTGGAGCTGATATTGCCTCCCTCCCAAGCTTTGGGCAACTGAAGGAGTGGGTGAGGTTGGTGATGGAGGCCCACCAGCTGGACAAACTGGGAATGCATTTTGTGTGCTGATATTATTGAGCGCTGTTGCTGTACATCTTGAGTTAGGACTCGGGTACAGGCCAGAATGTGTATCTGAAAGTGGGTGTCTGAGCATTCTGCCTCACACTCAAGTAACCAAAGCCTATACCCACATTTCGAGATGTAGGGGATTGTGGCTCCTGCCATTTCTCTGTCTAGAACTGAACGGTTCATTATACGCAGCCTCTCTCTTTCAGGATGGTGGGCTTGGTGCCACCATTTGTTGGGCCTAGGACTACTCACACACAGGATTAGCAGAGGCCGCTTGTTTATCCTGTCCACCCAAAAAAAGGCACAATTGTTCATGTGCTGGGGTTGAGTACAGTGACTCCATTGTCCCTTGCGTGTGTAAGCCAGAGCTGAGCAGCAGCTGGTCTTCCAGCGTTCCTCTTGCAGCCTCAGCTTGGTCTGGGATTTTGACCCAGGTTATCTGAGGCCACAGTCAACCAGCTATGAGTGGCTTGAAACCCACATCTAGGCCTTAATttatgaaagtgtgtgtgtgtgtgtgtgtgtgtgtgtgtgtgtgtgtgtgtgagagagagagagagagacagacagacagacagacagacagacactgatGACCTGGAAGTTATGTCTTCATGGAAGGCTTTATCCTCTGATTGTCTGTGAGAAGGAAGAAGCAACTGGGAGTgggggcactttaaaaaaaaatcacctgagATTCTCAGATTGGATTGTAGAAGTCTAACCACTCAGAGAGCTTGGAGCGTTTCAGTCCCCTTCTGTGCAAAATGTTAAAACTAATTTGGCTGGGCGTTGGTGGCTAAGAGTGTTGTGCATAAGGGAGAAAAGCAGGTCAGTCACTTGGCATGACTTCCCTACTAGGGGAAATCATTCCTGTGGGTTTAGGTATTTCAGCATTACCATATTAGGCTTCTAATGCATAAATTAATTCCACTCATAAGATTTAGTGGGGGAAATCCTTATTAAGAGAACAATGCCTTCTTTCTGAGGTATTTTGTCTTTTCCCAAGTGGGaaaattttgcattccattcacACTTGTTGAGAATCCTTAAAGCTTTGTGATGTTGATGCTGaaagacccacaagtctgccagtcTCTTTCTAATTGTTATTTTGGCCTCCAACTTGCTGGATCAATCCCTGTGGCTAAGTCTTAAGCC
Coding sequences within it:
- the RND2 gene encoding rho-related GTP-binding protein RhoN isoform X3; this encodes MWDTSGSTYYDNVRPLAYPDSDAVLICFDISRPETLDSVPKKWQGETQEFCPGAKVVLVGCKLDMRTDLNTLRELSKQRLIPVTHEQGSMLARQLGAVAYVECSSKVSENSVRDVFHVTTLASVNRVHKHLKRSNSKRGLKRVTQVPGRTDLLADSEIRKDRAKSCSVMQSLILFFPCWKAHSSEPVSAKAPPCPTPQQSSLPHSPLP